One segment of uncultured Jannaschia sp. DNA contains the following:
- the kdsA gene encoding 3-deoxy-8-phosphooctulonate synthase — protein MTPIRSKTIDVSGIPVGGSEPFMLITGPCQLESLDHARMMAERIAEACAPTGTRWVFKASYDKANRSSLGAQRGLGMEEGLRVLGDIKTEFGCPVLTDVHLPDHCAPAAEICDVLQIPAFLSRQTDLLLAAGETGRAINIKKGQFLAPWDMPNVAAKVASTGNERIMLCERGTSFGYNTLVSDFRGLPTMEATGYPVVFDATHSVQQPGGQGSSSGGQREFAPVLARAACAVGVSALFIETHQDPDNAPSDGPNMIPVDRMADLIAELRAFDDLRKGR, from the coding sequence ATGACCCCCATCCGATCGAAGACCATCGACGTCTCGGGCATCCCCGTCGGCGGGTCCGAGCCCTTCATGCTGATCACCGGCCCGTGCCAGCTCGAAAGCCTCGACCACGCGCGCATGATGGCCGAACGCATCGCCGAGGCCTGCGCGCCGACGGGCACGCGCTGGGTCTTCAAGGCGAGCTACGACAAGGCCAACCGATCCTCGTTGGGGGCCCAGCGGGGCCTCGGGATGGAGGAGGGGCTGCGGGTCCTTGGCGACATCAAGACCGAGTTCGGCTGCCCCGTACTGACCGACGTTCACCTGCCCGACCATTGCGCGCCCGCGGCCGAGATTTGCGACGTGCTTCAGATCCCCGCCTTCCTGTCGCGCCAGACGGACCTCCTGCTGGCCGCCGGCGAAACGGGGCGTGCGATCAACATCAAGAAGGGCCAGTTCCTCGCCCCGTGGGACATGCCCAACGTCGCCGCCAAGGTCGCGAGCACCGGCAACGAGCGCATCATGCTCTGCGAGCGGGGGACGAGCTTCGGCTACAACACGCTGGTCAGCGACTTCCGCGGCCTGCCGACGATGGAGGCGACGGGCTACCCCGTCGTCTTCGACGCGACCCATTCGGTGCAGCAGCCCGGCGGGCAGGGCAGCTCGTCCGGCGGCCAGCGCGAGTTCGCACCCGTCCTCGCCCGCGCGGCCTGCGCGGTCGGCGTCTCGGCGCTCTTCATCGAGACGCATCAGGACCCGGACAACGCACCTTCGGACGGCCCGAACATGATCCCCGTCGACCGTATGGCGGACCTGATCGCCGAGCTTCGCGCCTTCGACGACCTCCGCAAGGGGCGCTAA